The sequence CGGTCAGGCCGGGGTCCGCGCCTCGGCGACCAGCTCGAACGCGGTCCTGCCGTCCAGCGACTCGCGGAGGATGTCGGCGTGGCCGGCGTGCCGGGCCGTCTCGCGGATCAGGTGCAGGCACAGCCAGCGCAGCGAGACGCGGCCCTCGGGCGGGAACCAGGGGTCGGGCGGCAGCGGGAAGGTGTCGTCCAGGCTGGGCGCGGAGCGGATCAGCTCTTCCGTCCCGGCGGCCACCCGCTCCCAGTACGCCAGCTGACCGGCGACCGTCTCGTCGTCCGTCAGCCGGAACGTCTCGTGCCAGTTCGACGCGTCGCGCGGCACGGCGGGCGGCTCCCGCCTCGCCCGGGCGACCCAGCCCTGCTCGACCTCGGCCACATGCTTGAGCAGGCCGCCCAGGGACAGCTCGCTCGCGCTCGGGCGGGTCCGGGCCTGCTCCTCGGTCAGCCCGAGCAGGGCCCGGCGGATCCCGCCGCGCTGCTCCTCGATGAACGCGAGCAGCGCTCCCCGCTCGTCACCCGTGTCCTCCGCCGGTACGTGCATCACCATGGCCCGCCGCCTCTCGTCCGACCGTTCACCGGGGCGTTCGCCCCGACGGGAAAGACGTTAGGGGCCAATGCGGTCGGATCCTGTCCGCATTGGCCCCGTGCGGGACGTCCGGCCGGGCTAGAACGGGAATCCGCTGCGGCCGTGCTGGATCGAGATCCACTTGACCGTGGTGAACGCCTCCATCGTGGTCTCGCCGTTGAGGCGGCCGACGCCGGAGTGCTTCTCCCCGCCGAAGGGCACGATCGGCTCGTCGTGGACGGTGCCGTCGTTCACGTGGAACATGCCGGTGTCGATCCGCTTGGCGAAGGCGACACCGCGCTCGATGTTCCCGGTGTGGACGGCGCCGCTGAGGCCGTAGGGGGTGCCGTTGACGATCCGCACCGCGTCCTCCTCGCCGTCGAACGGGATGAGGAAGACGACCGGGCCGAACACCTCCTGCTGGAGCAGCGGTGAGCCGGCCGGGACGCCGGTCAGCACGCTCGGCTCGACCAGGTTGTTGGTGGTCGTGCCGCGCACCAGCGCGGTGGCGCCCTCGGCGAGCGCCTGCTCGACGGTGCCGGAGATCGCGTTGGCCTGCGCGGAGTTGATCACCGGGCCGATCACGGTCTGCGGGTCGCGCGGGTCGCCGACCTTCAGGCCGCGGACCTTGGCGACGAACTTCTCGGTGAACTCCTCGTGGACGGAGCGGTCCACCAGCACCCGGTTGGCGGCCATGCAGACCTGGCCCTGGTGCACGAACCGGCTGAAGACCGCCGCGTCCACCGCGTAGTCGATGTCGGCGTCGTCCAGCACCACCAGGGCGCTGTTGCCGCCCAGTTCGAGGACCGAGCGCTTGAAGTGCCTGGCGCACACGGTGGCGACGTGCCGGCCGACCTTGTCCGAGCCGGTGAAGGAGATCACCTTCGGGACGGGGTGCTCGATGAACGCGTCGCCGATCTCGGCGATGTCGGTGACCAGGACGTTCAGCAGACCGCCGGGCAGCCCGGCGTCCTCGAAGATCTTCGCAATCAGGGTGCCGCCGGCGATCGGGGTGTTCTGGTGCGGCTTGAGCACCACGGCGTTGCCGAGCGCGAGGGCCGGGGCGACCGACTTCAGCGACAGCAGGAAGGGGAAGTTGAACGGGCTGATCACGCCCACGACACCGACCGGGACGCGGTAGACGCGGTTCTCCTTGCCGTCGCCCGGCGAGGGCAGGATCCTGCCCTCGGGGCGCAGCGCGAGGTGGATCGACTCGCGCAGGAACTCCTTGGCGAGGTGCAGTTCGAAGCCGGCCTTCACCCGCGTGCCGCCCAGCTCCGCCGTGATCAGGTCCGCTATCTCCTGCTCCCGGTCCTCCACCAGCCGCAGCGCCCGCTCGAAGACGGCCCGTCGGGTGTAGGGGTTGGTCTCGGCCCACTCCTTCTGGGCGCGGGCCGCGGCCCGGTAGGCCAGGTCCACCTCGTCGACGGTGGCCACGGTGATCGAGGCGAGCTTCTCGTCGTTGTAGGGGTTGAAGTCGATGACGTCCCAGGAGCCCGAGCCCGGGCGCCATTCGCCGTCGATGTACTGCCGGGCCAGGTCGCTGAAGTAGGACGACATGTGATCCCTCAATCGCTAGCGGACACCAGATCTACGCCGTGTCTGACAGCACGTCATCGTACTTGTGTCCGCCGTGAGTTGAGAGTCCCGAGAGGCCCGATCGGTCAGGAGAGCTGCAGGAGGCCGCGGAGCAGGTCCCGGCTCTCGTCCGGGCCGGGGCTGTCCTGCTGGAGCTCCTTCAGGGCCTGCTCGTACTGGGCGACGTCCTCGCGCTTGTCCAGGTAGAGCGCGCTGGTCAGCTGCTCCAGGTAGACCACGTCCGACAGGTCGGATTCGGGGAAGCTGAGGATGGTGAAGGCGCCGCTCTCACCGGAGTGCCCGCCGAAGCTGAACGGCATGACCTGGAGCCGTACGTTGGACCGCTCGGAGATGTCGATCAGGTGCTGGAGCTGGCCGCGCATCACGTCCCGGTCGCCGTAGGGGCGGCGCAGGGCGGCCTCGTCCAGGACGATGTGCAGTTCCGGGGCGTTGTCGGAGAGCAGGTGCCGCTGCCGCTCCAGGCGCAGGGCGACCCGGCGCTCGATGTCGGCGGCGCTCGCGCCCTTCATGCCGCGCCGGACCACCTCGCGGGCGTACTCCTCGGTCTGCAGCAGGCCGTGCACGAACTGCACCTCGTAGACCCGGATCAGCGAGGCGGCGCCCTCCAGGCCCACGTAGGTGGGGAACCAGCTCGGCAGGACGTCGGTGTAACTGTGCCACCAGCCGGCCACGTTGGCCTCCCGGGCGAGGGAGAGGAGCGACTCGCGCTCCGACTCGTCGGTGATGCCGTAGAGCGTCAGCAGGTCTTCGACGTCTCTGGTCTTGAAGCTCACCCGGCCCAGCTCCATGCGGCTGATCTTCGACTCGGAGGCGCGGATCGAGTAGCCCGCCGCCTCGCGCGTGATCCCCCGCGCCTCCCGCAGTCGCCTGAGTTGCGAGCCGAGCAGCATCCGCCGCACCACCGATCCGGGCTCTCCCGCGCTCACTTTCGCCAGCCTCCCCAACCGTCTCTCAGGGGCCGAAGTCTGCCACTAAAACACTCCGAGCAGTACTCGCACGGTTACGGAAACGGAAAGAGCTCGGCCGTTTCCGCCTGGCCCGGACCGGGAAAGAGGTCCGGACCTCTGGCAGGTGACGAGGTGAACTCGGCGGAAAAAATGGCCAAGAAGTGGTACGGACAGTGCCATTTCGGCCGCGTGCACGTGCATCTGCCCTTGCATCTGCTCTGCGCTTCCGAAACCATGGTGCCGCGCCACCGCTGCATCGCAACGACCGCGAATTCCCGGGAGTGCCTCGCATGGGGACGAATGGATCGACCATGCTCAAGCCGTTACGGCAGGGCCTTCCGCCGCTGGATCCCGCGGCCGTGTCCGATGCCGCCTCCTGCGCCCTCCCCGCCCGCTACGAGGCGGTGCGCGAGGCCCGGCACTTCACCCGGGACACCCTGGCCCGGTGGGACGTCGGCGACCGCTTCGACGACGTGTGTCTCGTCGTCTCCGAACTCGTCACCAACGCCCTGCGCCACGCGGTGCCGGCGGACCCGTGTCCCGCCGTCGGGCTCCCGTCCGTGCGGCTGCACCTGATGCGCTGGCGCGAGCGGCTGGTGTGCGCGGTGCGCGACCCGAGCCACGAGACGCCCGTGCCGCGGGACTCGGACGACTTCTCGGCCGAGTCGGGCCGCGGCCTCTTCCTCGTCGACTCCTTCGCCGACAGCTGGGGCTGGCACCCGCTCGCGGGCACCCTGGAGGGCAAGGTGGTCTGGGCGCTGTTCCGGCTGCGTCCGGCGGGCTGATCCGGTCCGGCGCGGGTGCGCGTGCGGAATCTACGCGCGTACACCCGTCGCTCGC comes from Streptomyces sp. SCL15-4 and encodes:
- a CDS encoding DinB family protein, encoding MVMHVPAEDTGDERGALLAFIEEQRGGIRRALLGLTEEQARTRPSASELSLGGLLKHVAEVEQGWVARARREPPAVPRDASNWHETFRLTDDETVAGQLAYWERVAAGTEELIRSAPSLDDTFPLPPDPWFPPEGRVSLRWLCLHLIRETARHAGHADILRESLDGRTAFELVAEARTPA
- a CDS encoding aldehyde dehydrogenase family protein, with amino-acid sequence MSSYFSDLARQYIDGEWRPGSGSWDVIDFNPYNDEKLASITVATVDEVDLAYRAAARAQKEWAETNPYTRRAVFERALRLVEDREQEIADLITAELGGTRVKAGFELHLAKEFLRESIHLALRPEGRILPSPGDGKENRVYRVPVGVVGVISPFNFPFLLSLKSVAPALALGNAVVLKPHQNTPIAGGTLIAKIFEDAGLPGGLLNVLVTDIAEIGDAFIEHPVPKVISFTGSDKVGRHVATVCARHFKRSVLELGGNSALVVLDDADIDYAVDAAVFSRFVHQGQVCMAANRVLVDRSVHEEFTEKFVAKVRGLKVGDPRDPQTVIGPVINSAQANAISGTVEQALAEGATALVRGTTTNNLVEPSVLTGVPAGSPLLQQEVFGPVVFLIPFDGEEDAVRIVNGTPYGLSGAVHTGNIERGVAFAKRIDTGMFHVNDGTVHDEPIVPFGGEKHSGVGRLNGETTMEAFTTVKWISIQHGRSGFPF
- a CDS encoding ATP-binding protein, whose product is MLKPLRQGLPPLDPAAVSDAASCALPARYEAVREARHFTRDTLARWDVGDRFDDVCLVVSELVTNALRHAVPADPCPAVGLPSVRLHLMRWRERLVCAVRDPSHETPVPRDSDDFSAESGRGLFLVDSFADSWGWHPLAGTLEGKVVWALFRLRPAG
- a CDS encoding helix-turn-helix transcriptional regulator, with protein sequence MLLGSQLRRLREARGITREAAGYSIRASESKISRMELGRVSFKTRDVEDLLTLYGITDESERESLLSLAREANVAGWWHSYTDVLPSWFPTYVGLEGAASLIRVYEVQFVHGLLQTEEYAREVVRRGMKGASAADIERRVALRLERQRHLLSDNAPELHIVLDEAALRRPYGDRDVMRGQLQHLIDISERSNVRLQVMPFSFGGHSGESGAFTILSFPESDLSDVVYLEQLTSALYLDKREDVAQYEQALKELQQDSPGPDESRDLLRGLLQLS